One Populus nigra chromosome 16, ddPopNigr1.1, whole genome shotgun sequence genomic window, GTGAGAGCTGTTTCCTCAGGTGTCAAAGGACACAACCCATCTTTCCTCTTCAAAtctgaatttattattttttctttccaccaAGGATAAGCATATCTGTTCAGATGAGAATGTGGACTGAGGATCAAATAAATACTTTAAGCAGCTAAAGAGCTGATAAAGAATTATGCACAGCTTACCTCATTCTTGTCAATTCTTCCACCTCTTCATCGTTGCAACCTTGAGTACAGCCAGAAAACGCCAGCATGTCCATTTCATATCGAAGGTGGAGTACCAAGAAGGGACCATTTTGCCTTAGAAGCCTTATAACTCTCTTACCCAACTGCTCTATTTGAGTGGTGAATCTCAGAGCAAAAAAATTCACACGGCAGCGCAACTTCTGCAGCTCTAGAGGTTGGTGATTATTGGCAAGTCGAGCATCAGTTTTATTTAGATGTACAACTTTGTACTTCAGTATCAAAGGAAGAATCTGCAGACAGCATATAAAAAAGATACCAATGagcaaaataaatagataaaaattaacaacaataCCAGGTAACTAGGAGACCTTGCATGAGCCTACAATTTGAGCTAGCTGATGGAAATTAGCAATAAGAACTTCCAAGAGTAACACATGGCAACTTTTGCAACAATGCCAGAAGCAAAAAGGACAACAATGAGCTAACCTGGTTATAATAGTAAGAAATATCCGACCAACTAACTGGTGGCATGGTATAAGTCATCCCCCGTTCCACTCTCTGCTTCAGCCTGGAAGGCAATTCTTTCAATACCCGAACCTCATCCCTTAATGATGTGATAAAATGCTCCACATCAAATATGTCTTGGAACTCACTGTGAGATCACAGATACTCATTAAAAAGTACGAGGTGCGTTTCCAATCCAAAAATAAGGGGGGGATTAAATGGTACAGATTCCTATGTAGTTGAAACCATTTGGTAActtcaaataagaaaatgagGTTAACACACCTGGGATCAGCCCAAAAGGAGGTTTTATCCAGTTCTGGTACTATAAGTGTAACATTCAAATATCTAGCAATAGCAACCATATCGCATATCTGTAATGCAGAGAAGCAAAGCGACAAAATTAAAGACAGATAAACCACATCGCCACTGTAAGATCAACCACAGATATGCACATGCCCAGCACAGTTGTAGCCACTCACCGCAGCTCTCATTTGATTAAGACCTCCATTGCACGAGACCATTAAGTATCCATTGTTCTTATAAACCCCTAATGTCAACCAACAAATGAGATATATCAGTCTACAGATGACATGTTAGTTAAGCAGAGCCAGCTACAaacacaaatatataatttaagtaGAAGAAAGACATCAGATGCAAACAAGTTTTTCCAACACCAGAATAGTTTTATTTGACAAATATTCTTCTCTTTGGATAACTTGCAGCAGCATCACTTTTGCAGACAAACAcccatcaattttattttttattttttattttatttttatcaaatgcaACCAAACAATTAATCAGACTGATTTGAtcaggacaaaaaaaaaataaaacatgcatCTTTCCACGAAATCACGCAATTAATAGCTAAAAAGGACTGACTCTTTGGAGGCAAAACGCGAGCAGGGAGAGAAGGAACATTCTCTTGCAAGGCGGCAGAGGCAGATTGGGAAGGCCAACCTTTCAAAACCCTAGGACCCCACATCTCACCGATTGTCGTCAACTGAACCACACATGTCCACAACAAAACCGACGTCGTTGCCCTTATCATCCACACCTTCATTT contains:
- the LOC133675809 gene encoding rhamnogalacturonan I rhamnosyltransferase 1-like isoform X1, with protein sequence MGVVKGVEKIRISISRPSSKMKVWMIRATTSVLLWTCVVQLTTIGEMWGPRVLKGWPSQSASAALQENVPSLPARVLPPKRVYKNNGYLMVSCNGGLNQMRAAICDMVAIARYLNVTLIVPELDKTSFWADPSEFQDIFDVEHFITSLRDEVRVLKELPSRLKQRVERGMTYTMPPVSWSDISYYYNQILPLILKYKVVHLNKTDARLANNHQPLELQKLRCRVNFFALRFTTQIEQLGKRVIRLLRQNGPFLVLHLRYEMDMLAFSGCTQGCNDEEVEELTRMRYAYPWWKEKIINSDLKRKDGLCPLTPEETALTLRALDIDPNMQIYVAAGEIYGGDRRMASLAASYPKLVRKETLLEPSDLRFFQNHSSQMAALDYLVALESDIFVPTYDGNMAKVVEGHRRYFSSKQLLLFYRRFLGFKKTILLDRRLLVDLIDRYTNGSLTWDEFSYYVKESHADRMGGPTKRLVILDRPKEEDYFYSNPEECLQSSEDPLSST
- the LOC133675809 gene encoding rhamnogalacturonan I rhamnosyltransferase 1-like isoform X2 — its product is MGVVKGVEKIRISISRPSSKMKVWMIRATTSVLLWTCVVQLTTIGEMWGPRVLKGWPSQSASAALQENVPSLPARVLPPKRVYKNNGYLMVSCNGGLNQMRAAICDMVAIARYLNVTLIVPELDKTSFWADPSEFQDIFDVEHFITSLRDEVRVLKELPSRLKQRVERGMTYTMPPVSWSDISYYYNQILPLILKYKVVHLNKTDARLANNHQPLELQKLRCRVNFFALRFTTQIEQLGKRVIRLLRQNGPFLVLHLRYEMDMLAFSGCTQGCNDEEVEELTRMRYAYPWWKEKIINSDLKRKDGLCPLTPEETALTLRALDIDPNMQIYVAAGEIYGGDRRMASLAASYPKLVRKETLLEPSDLRFFQNHSSQMAALDYLVALESDIFVPTYDGNMAKVVEGHRRFLGFKKTILLDRRLLVDLIDRYTNGSLTWDEFSYYVKESHADRMGGPTKRLVILDRPKEEDYFYSNPEECLQSSEDPLSST